The Bombus vancouverensis nearcticus chromosome 3, iyBomVanc1_principal, whole genome shotgun sequence genomic sequence TAGTCATCAATTCCTTCACGTTCGAAGAACCGTGACTTGATTCTGACGTAACGAAAAGACTATATTTTTTTCGAATATTCACGTCCTCCGTCAGGATGAAGACGGAGGTGTTGTGTCTCCTAATTTGTCTCGGTGAGTAATTTTATAAAACCAACGTTTCGATCCTTATTAAGTGTGTAACTGCGTTTTCACTCGTTTAAACTTTCTAGTTTTGTAAACGTAACTACGTGAATCTTTCGTATTCGATAGCAGAAATCAATAGTTTATAGACAAATTGTTTCAAACTTGCTAAATACCTGAATCTTAAAGAATTTCACTGTAAGATAGAAAGACACCGTGAGAATAATTGTTAAAATGACAGCCAGTTTGACTAGTGACCTTTATCCGAGGTATTGTTTTACTTCTTACAAAGTAGCGACGTGGATTTAATTATTGCTACGGCTGTTACTATAGTTTCTATTAGTTGTTAGAATAAGTTTGCTATAGTATCAATTCTATTCTGTAGAGATTCTTAATAATTTACATCTGATCGTGTATAGAGATAGACGCGCAATATGGAAATTGTAGCCTTAATTTACATGCATATTGGTTGAATGATCTGATTCATTCATAATTTGATTTATACGtcctacatatgtacatacacgaTTCTTATCTTCTTACAACGATTCTTATCACGAAACAACTTACACCATCGTTTGTTGTTGAGAAATCAGTTCGCTGCAGCTTCTTGTAGAAAGTTTCATTTCTCTAGACCACGTGCTGATTTGCAATTTGACGAACAAATCGAACGAAAATCTTATTTAATCCTTTCGCTACCGTCGTTTAAGGAAAAAGTCGTTGTTCACAGGCCAAGTTTCAAATTTTCGACATGTTACACAATATGACATATATTCGTATGCGTATgtaataatagaaaatgataagtAGATAATTCGGGCGGATTTTAGAATGCGTCGCATATGTGCAACACCGGAGCTGTGGAAAGCAACTAGTGCGTCACACGTACGCCGGTGATTATGAAAGTGGCTTGTGTCGTATATTTTTCGTTTCGAGATATTTGAAGTGTTGCGTTTGACGTATGAATTGAATTGTGTTTGACCTCGCAACAACCAGCCCAATCCAAAGGTCCGACTTCTACCACTTTGTAAAGAGCATTTCATATTATTGTGATGTAAATAGACGCAACGGAAAGTAAGAAACAGATTCCTTCTTTTTAGATTCTCGACTTGGGTTACTTCGATAATCACGGTGACGCGTGATGTGGAAATTTAATTAGTGGTTAGTCGATATTTAATCGAGTTGTCTTCTCGGTAATAAAAATACCCATCAGctagaattttcaatttttctctaTAAAGTGAAAAGTAAATTTTTCTCTAACGTCGTTGATCTCTTTAAAGTAAACTAATTCATGGCGAAATTATTTGAACGTCTCTTTGAATTACCTACTCTACATAAATACAATCCAATCAATGCGATTAATTGGCAGATACATTTTCTCGTCATGGTCTACTATGGTTCCACGATAAATTTAAGCTCGCACGgctaaaattatcatcttcaaAACGTATCGAAGCCTATATAGAGTGTTGGAAAGTTAACAGGTCTGAGCGATTAAACGACATTTAAGTTGTGGCCGAGCAGACACACACGGGGACCAGCCACTTTCTCGCTTTCTTCCGTTCGCGAGGTCGACCGGCGTTTACGTACAAACCGGCGTTTATTCAGGGACGCAAGACGTCGCGTCTTGCCTTGAAAACACTCCGACCAGTCGACCCTCTCTCGCCATTCACCGTTTTTATTTTCTActctttgtattttttattcaaattcattCGTTATTCCTGGCTACCGACGTAAATGCATCCGCATTGTATGGGTTCACCTTTTCGCATAGAAAGAgttgaaatgaaatttatttctaaacCAAGGTCAAATATGCATTTTCTTCAGAGCAAAGACGTAgaaaaaaatttgtaatttcctGCAAGAAAATATCAAAGAATAACGTTGAATAAATTGCAGCCAAGGGTTTTGCTAACACGTTAGAAAAAACATTCGTAAATATCGTAACGATCGGACATTTTTTAGGTGTTGTCACCGCTTTAACGAGGAAGCAAGAGGCACTCGAGCAGAATCGTAGGAAAGTGGCTTTGCCAGCGTTGCAGAAGAAACAGCAACCTACGGCAGACGAGGAAGAGTACGAGGAGGACGAAGAAGAACTTTCGGATCAATGTCCCGAACCTAACGGTTATTTTCCTGATGCGGAACAATGCGACAAATATTACGACTGCCGGGATGGCAAAGTCATCGAGAAACTATGTCCCGATGGTCTTGTGTTTAACGACTTTAGCCCTCAACACGAAAAATGCGACCTGCCATTCGGAATCGATTGCAGCAAGAGGCCAAAATTACGTGAGTATCGAATTGTATTACAACGTGCTCTAAATTATTTCCCTGCTAACCGTAAATAAATTCGATTACAGAGAAACCACAACCCTCTCCACATTGCCCACGAATGCACGGCTATTTCGCTCACGAAGATCCTAGAATATGCAATACGTTCTACTACTGTGTGGAAGGAAAGTATAATATGATCACGTGTCCAGAGGGTCTGGTCTTCTCCGAGAAAACGGGTATTTGCAATTGGCCCGACGAGGCGCAGAAAAAAGGCTGCGGTTCCAGggaattatttaatttcacGTGCCCAAAAGTAGACGAGTCTGTTGCTGCCACGCACCCTCGATATCCTGATACGGAGGATTGTCAATATTTTTACGTGTGCGTGAATGGAGAGATACCTAGGAGGAGCGGTTGTAAATTGGGTCAAGCTTTCGACGAACGCACTGGAAAATGTGATTGGGCGAGGAAAATACCCGAGTGGTAAGTTCGAGTAAGATAAACCACGTTCAGCGTGGATTATTGCCgaggataaataataattgtcaaAAATTCGGTATTCGTTTCGTGTTTTACTTTCTGACGAAGATAATAAGCAGATGTTTCTACGGAATTTTAGCAAAGACTGGTACAAAGGTCAATTGACCGACGAGGAATTGGACGCTTTGGAAAATCCACCACCGAAACCAAAACCTTCTGGTGGACATAGCAGGAGAAAAGGCGCCAAACCACCGACGTAGATTTAAGATTAAGTTCATCTGTAGATTTTAATGTTCACTgacttattaaatatttcatggaAAATAAAACACTTTTAATACGTCTCTCTTTTTTATAACATGGGaacgaaattattttctaattacaATTGCATAATTCTGTTACTGTTAACATATACTCGTACGTATATAACGAAATTGTCACACGAACTCGAGAGTGAaagtttttacttttatttgtaTTCGTAACTTCTCGATAGCATCATAGAAATACGGTTCCTGGTGCTTTGTTTAAGATTTTGTGTAAAGTCATTCTATATAATTATAT encodes the following:
- the Cpap3-b gene encoding cuticular protein analogous to peritrophins 3-B; this translates as MKTEVLCLLICLGVVTALTRKQEALEQNRRKVALPALQKKQQPTADEEEYEEDEEELSDQCPEPNGYFPDAEQCDKYYDCRDGKVIEKLCPDGLVFNDFSPQHEKCDLPFGIDCSKRPKLQKPQPSPHCPRMHGYFAHEDPRICNTFYYCVEGKYNMITCPEGLVFSEKTGICNWPDEAQKKGCGSRELFNFTCPKVDESVAATHPRYPDTEDCQYFYVCVNGEIPRRSGCKLGQAFDERTGKCDWARKIPECKDWYKGQLTDEELDALENPPPKPKPSGGHSRRKGAKPPT